A window of Bradyrhizobium sp. AZCC 1719 genomic DNA:
GCGACATCGAACGCGGCGATCTCGATCTGGCGCTGCTCAAGCGCGACGCCGGCGAGAAAGGCGCGATCGCGGTGTGGCCGGAGAAAGTTCATTGGGTCACCAGCAAAACCTATCCGGTCGATATCGACGCTGGCTCGGTGCCGCTGATCGGCTTTCCCGCCGGCTGCCTCTATCGTTCGCGCGCGATCCATGCGCTGGAAAGCGCGGGGCGCTCCTGGCACATGGCCTATACGTCTTCCGGCCTCGCCGGCATCCAGGCCGCAGTCGCCGCAGGATTGGGATTGAGCATTCTCTCCGACATCGCGATCCAGGCCGGCCATCGCGTGCTCACGGCGAAGGACGGCTTTGCGCCGATCGACAAGACCGAACTGGCGCTGGTCGCCTCGCCCGATGCCAGCCCCGCCACGCTGCGACTCGCCGACCGCCTCGCCGAGTTCTGCGACGGCGTGGATGCGAAGGCGGCGTAGCGATACGAGGAATCGTAGGGTGGGCAAAGGCGCTCTTGCGCCCGTGCCCACCATCAAATGCGCCGCTCCCGATGGTGGGCACGCTTACGCTTTGCCCACCCTACGGCA
This region includes:
- a CDS encoding LysR family transcriptional regulator, yielding MLDLELLRSFVSVIDAGGFTRAGERVHRTQSTVSQQIKRLEDDFGQPLLNRNGKDVTPTEAGERLLSYARRLLSLAEEARDVVARPESEGAIKLGIPEDFAAYRLAKLLATFARSRPGLRLDVRADQSTSLRRDIERGDLDLALLKRDAGEKGAIAVWPEKVHWVTSKTYPVDIDAGSVPLIGFPAGCLYRSRAIHALESAGRSWHMAYTSSGLAGIQAAVAAGLGLSILSDIAIQAGHRVLTAKDGFAPIDKTELALVASPDASPATLRLADRLAEFCDGVDAKAA